A region of Paenibacillus thiaminolyticus DNA encodes the following proteins:
- a CDS encoding helix-turn-helix transcriptional regulator: MLAFRYQAYIIADVLITGGFSIYTAIDLGFYFMFFPAAFTMGYFHRNTKNWVVPMLAIATPPVAACFSPDASWGASVFGTLFLAACFYFIGFGLRKLGDVIRTAKRKLAVIKEQYEIIEQHPFQTERTLRLEERCLAARETTKTVYHLLTIAGSELDALRQHVTSVDGMKRLESLRASIEAERDQLHDQLRSLEQPGYDLPLEAFIEAVADDWSRQEGVPVSFRKLGNAYPVDQDTQQLLYRCAWEAMANACWHGQAGSIHMTLQYAPTHITLQIEDNGKRPDWLPFGSDLSPVKERLTMLGGDIHLYAGVDGGMMMTVTVPSEAAAPVERIEIVVMGDSPAWREHVVNLLNEERDFRAIAADHEAQAGEVVKHAQPDIILLSVHWDGTDRRDWIGRIREKGKGTDTRVIVIVNEGEERIKAAQALRCAVDGYASQEAGAKELAATIRFVHCGGRMIPEGGHEPAGRHSGGSLAPSVRVSGENPFSLTSREMDIMKGLMQGLRYKAIASRLHLSERTVRNYMPSIYAKLNVSNRDEAVEKARKESLIS; this comes from the coding sequence TTGCTAGCATTTCGTTATCAGGCGTATATCATTGCCGATGTATTGATTACCGGCGGATTTTCCATCTACACCGCTATAGATCTCGGTTTTTACTTCATGTTCTTTCCGGCGGCGTTCACGATGGGGTATTTTCATAGAAATACGAAGAACTGGGTTGTGCCTATGCTTGCCATTGCGACTCCTCCTGTGGCAGCATGCTTCTCGCCGGATGCGTCTTGGGGAGCATCGGTGTTTGGCACTTTGTTTTTGGCGGCATGTTTTTATTTCATTGGATTCGGTCTGCGCAAGCTCGGAGATGTTATACGCACGGCCAAGCGCAAGCTTGCCGTCATTAAGGAGCAATACGAGATTATTGAACAGCACCCGTTCCAGACGGAACGGACGCTGCGCTTGGAGGAGCGCTGCCTGGCCGCACGTGAGACCACGAAGACGGTCTATCACCTTCTTACGATAGCAGGGTCTGAGTTGGATGCGCTTCGCCAGCATGTCACTTCAGTAGATGGCATGAAGCGCTTAGAATCGCTGAGAGCATCCATCGAGGCAGAGCGGGATCAGCTTCATGATCAGCTGCGGAGTCTGGAGCAGCCGGGATATGACCTGCCGCTAGAGGCTTTTATTGAAGCGGTCGCAGACGATTGGAGCAGGCAAGAAGGCGTTCCCGTATCCTTCCGGAAGCTTGGGAATGCATATCCGGTTGATCAGGACACGCAGCAGTTATTGTACCGCTGTGCATGGGAGGCGATGGCCAATGCTTGTTGGCACGGCCAAGCGGGTTCTATTCACATGACCCTGCAATATGCCCCAACGCACATCACGCTGCAGATAGAGGATAATGGAAAGCGGCCTGATTGGCTGCCGTTCGGCTCGGATCTGTCTCCTGTGAAAGAGCGTCTGACCATGCTGGGAGGCGATATCCATCTTTATGCCGGTGTGGACGGAGGAATGATGATGACCGTAACGGTACCGAGCGAAGCGGCAGCTCCCGTCGAACGGATTGAGATTGTAGTCATGGGGGATTCTCCTGCATGGCGCGAGCATGTCGTGAACCTTTTGAACGAAGAACGGGATTTCCGGGCGATCGCGGCAGATCATGAGGCTCAGGCCGGAGAAGTCGTGAAGCATGCACAACCGGATATTATACTGCTGTCCGTACATTGGGATGGAACAGACAGGAGAGATTGGATAGGACGCATCCGGGAAAAAGGGAAGGGAACAGACACCCGCGTTATCGTTATCGTTAACGAAGGGGAGGAACGTATAAAGGCGGCTCAGGCGCTGCGCTGCGCGGTTGACGGATATGCATCGCAAGAGGCTGGCGCGAAGGAACTCGCCGCTACCATTCGATTCGTGCATTGCGGCGGCAGGATGATCCCGGAAGGAGGGCATGAACCGGCAGGCCGGCACAGCGGAGGCTCACTCGCCCCATCCGTTCGCGTATCAGGCGAGAATCCGTTCTCGTTGACAAGCCGGGAGATGGATATTATGAAGGGATTAATGCAAGGGCTTCGTTATAAAGCCATTGCGTCCCGGCTGCATCTGTCGGAACGCACGGTGCGGAATTACATGCCGTCTATTTATGCGAAGCTGAACGTAAGCAACCGCGATGAGGCGGTGGAGAAGGCGAGGAAGGAATCGTTGATATCTTGA
- a CDS encoding extracellular solute-binding protein, translating to MLAYSEKGFNESFGDAFTAKYPNIEIKVIPTLNEKKRAVLRGDELRKLEDKERPDLLLPDQDSLEKYVAEGRLVDLEPYIAQSKSIKLANMNQNIVNSMKVKGKLYTLSPTFMTKGLFYNKTLFDKYKIKYPKNKMSWAEVMDLAAEFKNKAGSDKVEGFDYDHHLFSLADTISRSYNLTYRDVSKGGKNITINTKEWKPIFEMVLKAAKKNAITTNKEAFLKGNAAMTVDDSFFLRSIKLQNIKFEWGVVSEPVNPARPISSAAGANHMFGISAESKHADAAWKFIEFVNSEEFAKGYLKDGEFMTGVPTNECCKKWNNKVDLSGLYQLAPIKTTYDPNQPDIWQAFLKEGSAAFKSALNGTLSLDSMLAGLHTKLQSELDQAWAKKGK from the coding sequence GTGTTGGCCTATTCCGAAAAAGGTTTTAACGAGAGCTTCGGGGATGCATTTACGGCCAAGTACCCAAATATTGAAATCAAGGTCATCCCGACACTAAACGAGAAAAAGAGAGCGGTGCTTCGGGGTGATGAACTGCGTAAGCTGGAGGATAAGGAAAGGCCGGATCTGCTGCTGCCCGATCAGGATAGCTTGGAGAAATATGTGGCTGAGGGCAGACTGGTCGATTTAGAGCCCTATATTGCCCAATCCAAATCCATCAAGCTGGCCAATATGAATCAAAATATTGTGAATTCCATGAAAGTAAAAGGCAAACTCTACACGCTCTCGCCGACATTTATGACCAAAGGCCTGTTTTATAACAAAACCCTATTCGATAAATACAAGATCAAGTACCCAAAAAACAAAATGAGCTGGGCGGAAGTGATGGATCTAGCCGCTGAATTCAAGAACAAAGCGGGCTCGGATAAGGTTGAAGGGTTTGATTATGACCATCATTTATTCTCTTTGGCCGACACAATCTCACGCTCCTATAATCTGACATATCGGGATGTCAGCAAGGGCGGCAAGAACATTACGATCAACACCAAAGAATGGAAACCGATCTTCGAGATGGTGCTCAAGGCTGCCAAAAAAAATGCAATTACGACGAATAAAGAAGCCTTTCTCAAAGGCAACGCGGCAATGACGGTAGATGATTCTTTCTTTCTTCGCTCGATTAAGCTGCAAAACATCAAGTTCGAGTGGGGCGTTGTATCCGAGCCGGTGAATCCCGCCCGTCCGATAAGTTCGGCAGCTGGAGCCAATCATATGTTCGGCATTAGCGCCGAGTCGAAACATGCGGATGCGGCTTGGAAGTTCATTGAGTTCGTCAACAGCGAGGAGTTTGCCAAAGGGTACCTAAAAGATGGCGAATTTATGACAGGGGTACCGACTAACGAATGCTGCAAGAAGTGGAACAATAAAGTCGACCTTAGCGGCCTCTACCAGCTGGCTCCGATCAAAACGACGTATGATCCGAACCAACCGGATATCTGGCAAGCTTTTCTTAAAGAAGGGAGCGCGGCATTCAAATCTGCCTTGAATGGCACACTGAGCCTTGACTCCATGTTAGCCGGACTTCACACGAAATTGCAGT